The nucleotide sequence CGCCGTCGCGGGTCGCCTGGGTGCGCAGCTGCAGCTCCAGCGATTTTTGCTGGTCGATGTCGGTGATGATGCCGATGGCGTAGATGGGCGCGCCCTGGGTGTTGGCGATGCTTGACGCTTCAATGCGGAACCAGCGGTACTCGCCCCCCGCGTCGCGCAGGCGGGCCTCAAGCGTGCACTTGTGCTGGTGCGGCGCAAGCCTGACTTCGCGCTGAAAGGCAACGAGCTTCTCCTGATCGTCGGGAAACAGCGGAATAGCCGCGTCTGTCTCAAGTATGTTGAAAACCGTGCCAAATGTGCGCAGCCACTGGGGTGAACAGGAAAAATAGCCGCTGATCAGGTTCTGTTCAAAAATATTGATGTCGTGCTGCTCCAGAATAAACTGGTGCCGCTCGTCGGAGATACGCTTGGAGAGCGCGGCTTCCTTGCTTTGCGTGATATCAAAGACGATACTTTGTATGTAGGAGTGCCCGTGCTCGATATTGACCACAGCCCCCTTGTGGTACAGCCATACCAGTGCTCCTGACTTGGTGCGGGTTCGGTACTCCACATCAATGGGCTGGCCGTTTTTCATCTGCTTGCGCATGGCCCGCAGTACCGGATCGCGGTCTTTTTCGTAAATGGTCGCCGCAAAACTGTTGCCATAGGCTTTGTCAAATTCGGCTTCAGTAAAGCCAAGCATTTTTTTGTAGTTTGGGCTGACAAAAAGAAACGTGCCGTCAGGGCTGAAAAACTTCAGTACGCCGCCGGATATGCTGGCGATAATGGTGCGGTAGTCCTCCTGCTGGCGGCGCAGTTTGCGCGAAGCATTGCGCTCGAGCAGCAGGACAAAGGTAATGATAATGCCCGCAAGGATGGCCAGACGCCAGACAAGCTCGTTGGTAATGACAGACTGCTGCGAAACGGCGGCATTGCCAGCACCTTTTGGCATAAGCGAAACCATCTGCCAGCCAAAACGCTCAACGGGCGTCGTGGCCACAAACAGGTTCATGGGGTTGTCAAAATACGTGGTGGATTCTTGCGGAAAGTCAGCAAAAGTCTGCTTCAGCCGGTTTTCCACCTCGGAGGGCAAGCCTTCATTGCTGAAACGGGCAAAAAGGTCGTCCATGCTTTTGCCCGGCGGCGGCGATAAAAACAGGGCCCGGCCGGACGCGTCCATGACGAGGTTGTAGGTGTTGTTGCTGAACGCCCACGTTTCCATGCTGGTTTCGAGCGCAGCAGCGGGAAACTCGCTGATGACGACCGCTTTGATGCTGTCGCGCACCACCAGCGGGTTGGCGATGATCAGGAGCCTTTGCCTGTCGGCGCCGCAATGGGTTGTGATGTGGGTTTTGCCCTCGCGGGCGCTCAGAAAAACAGGGTCCCGGCTGACGTCAACCGCCGTGCCGCCGCCGTCAAACCCCTTGCCTTCCTCGTCCACAATGCTGAAACGGCGTACGCCATGAGCATAAAACAGGGGGGCGACCGCGAGTACTTCTGCCTTGTCCGCGCCGCAGTTCTGCTGGGCGAGATATTTTGTCATGGCGTTCATTTCCATCATGCTGGAACGAACGATCTGATAAAAGTTGTTGCCCGCGCGGGTATTTACTTCGGCCAGCCGGGTAAGGGTGGATGTCGAAATGTTCGATGAGGTATCGCTGGCATAATCATGGATAAAAAAAATGGGAGTAATAAAGAGAAATATTAATATAATAAAATAAATTAGTGGCTTGGCAATTTCTGGCATGTCTCATAATCCGTGGCGCTTTGTGAACCAGGGTTGGTAATTGAGACTCAAGCTGGCCTGACAATGTCAGGGGCGAACAAACGTAACCGTGCCGCCCAATGCAGCTGTCAAAAGCGGGGGGTATGCATCCGATTGAAATAGATGGGGGCTGTACTTCAACCGTAAACTGTCTATGAATGATTGCTTTTGCTTGCACTTGCTCTTTTGTATGGTGATATAGCGTGCAATCAAAAGCTATGAATATAAACTTTTCTAGTAGTTATGAATGATTTTCAGATATTGTCAATAGATATAGCTTGATTAATACTGTTGTTTGGTAAAAAAGTTTAACACAATGGTTTTATTAGTAAAAATTTTAGTTACGATGTGCGTTAGTCACAAATGCGGGTGTGCGGCGACTTTGTAAAACCTAGAAGCATGGTATAAATAACTGTCCGAACAGGCAACAAGAGGCCCTGCCAAAGCAGGGCCTCTTGCAATATGCGCTGCAGGCGGCATGCGCGCGGCCAGTGGTATTCAGGCCTGGGCGAAGCCGCAACTACGGTAACGCGGACTAGGCAAGCTTGGAGAGCAAGGTTTCCTTGATGGAGTCGATGCTGCCTTCGCCGTTCAGTTCGATGTACTTGGTCTTGCCCTTGCCAGCAAGGTCTTTGTAGAAATACGCGGCGGCCAGGGTGCCGTCGGTCGTATTGTAGTAAATATCGTGGCGCTTGTTGATGGCGGTTTCGTCCTGGTCGTCGGAACGGCAGGAGAGCGCACCGCCGCAGACGCGGCAGACATCGCCATTGGGCTTGATGGCGTCGATGAAAATATTGTTGGGGTGATTGTTGTTGTTCTTGCAAAGGCGACGGCCCATGATGCGGTTTTTGGCCATTTCGCGGGGCAGAAGAATTTCAATCACGTAGTCAAGCTGCATGCCTTCTTTCTGCAGCGCGTCCCACAGCTTCTGGGCCTGCACGGTGTTGCGGGGGAAGCCGTCGAGCAGCCAGCCCTGCTGACCCTTGGTCTTCAGGGTTTCCAGCACCATGGGGATGGTGATGTCGTCGGGCACGAGGTCGCCGCGATCAATGTACGCCTTGGCTTTTTTGCCCAGCTCGGTGCCGCCGCCGATGTGTTCACGGAAGATGGCCCCGGATTCGATATGGGCGAGGTTGTACTTCTGCTTGATCAGGTCGCCCTGAGTGCCTTTGCCGCTGCCGTTAGGGCCAAAAATAAGGATGTTCACTTGGTACTCTCCTTGCCGGAACCGAGTTAGTTTGTGCAAAAAAGAACACAACAGGCACCCTATCCCCTAAAATAGGCCCTGTCAACGGGTACAGGGAAGAATGCTCGACATGTTGCGTCTGGACAGGCGGGCTACCTGAAAAGCTTCCACGTTCCCTCGACCACGTTGCCCAGCACGTCTACAAAACCTTGGGTGATGCCGCCAATGGTGTTGAGCAGCAGTTTGCCGGCGCCAATGGAAGTTTTGCTGTTGTCCAGGCTGCCGTACAGGCGCATGGGAAACTCCGGCAGGTTCTTCATGTTTACTGTAAAGTTGCAGTCAAGGGTGTCGTTGTTAAGGTCAATCCAGCCGCCGCCGGTGACCGTGAGATCAGACCCCTTGAGATAAAAATCACCACTTTTTGCCATGCCATGGGTGATAACGCCTGAGCTGCCCGCAGCGTCAAAACGGGTGGGCTTGCCCTTGAGCTGCCCGTCTTTTTCGCGCGACTGATAATAGCCGTTGAGCACGCTGAAGCGCCATTTGCCGTTGAGGCGGGCCGGCAGCTGGTTTGAGCCGGTCACCTCGGCGTCCACCTCGGCGCTGATGGTGGCTCGGCCGCCAAGCGCGGCTTTGCCGCCCCTGTCCCTGCTGGCGGCGGCAAGGTCAAAGCTGTCGATGGTAAGGGCGTTGGCAAAGTTTACGCCCTTGTTAAAGTGCATTTCGCCATGCGCGGCAACGGCGGAGCCGTAAAACTTGCCGCCAAGGCTTTCATACCGCAGGTTGCCGTTTTCCATCCTGACCTTGAGGCGCAGGTCCTGGGTGTGCAGTTTCCATAGGGTGAACTGCCCCGCCTGGACTTCTCCCTCGGCGGAAAAAGCCCGCATAAAGCGCAGATCCCAGGGTTTGCTCTCAGCTGGTTTTTTGGCTTTTGCGCCTTCAGGCTGTCCCGTTGCGCCGGTTTTGTCGCCAAGGTAGCGGTCAAGGTCCAGGTGCGGCGTGGCCAGTTTGAAGCGCAGCGCAAGCTCTTTGCGCCAGTCGAGCCCCAGGGACCCTGAAACGTCGTTCTGGTCGACTTTGGCGTGAAAGTCGCTGAGCGAAAGCGATGTTGCGTCGCCCTTGAAGGCCGTGTCCAGTTCAATGCGCCGCAGGGGTTGCGGCACGTTGGGGTTGGCCGCGCCCAGCAGGCGCAGACTCTTGCTGGAATCGGGAATAAAAGCGGAAATTTTGCCCTGCCAGGCCAGACCGTCCTTGTTCATGCCGATCTGCGCCGCGCCAGATATATCCGCCCCAAGCGCGGTGGCGTGCGCCTCGGCAACGGAAAGCTGGTTGCGGGCCGCCTGACAGCTGAACTTGCCAGAGACCTGTGCCTGCAGGCCCTCTGGCTGAAAGGATTTTTCCGCGTTGATGCTGGCGGTGAGCGTGCCGGGCAGGTTCTGAAAGTCCATATTGCCGCCGCCCATGCCGTCGCCGCTGAACCACAGCCTGCCGTTAAGGGTCACATCGGCTTGCATGCCTTCGTCCGCAATGGTGGCGGCCCACTGGCCCTCAAGGCCAAGGCGACCCTGATCCCAGGCCGCTGTGCGGGCCTTGAGGCTGATATCAAGGGTTTTAAAGGGCACCGCGCCCGGCGAGGCCTTGGGCGATGCATTGCTCGGGGGGCGCAGCAGACCCCTTTCCGCCCGCGCGGTTACCGTGCCCCGCAGCTTGCCCAAAAAAACATCCAGCTCGCGGCCCTGGCTCATGATGTCCACATCGCCGCGCAGCTTGCCGCCGCTCAGGGGCATGACGGGCAGGTCTTTGGCCAGACCCTCGCCGTTGACGTCGCGCATGTGCAGGCGGATGGCGTAAGGCGTGTCGGGGCTGCCGCCAAGGATGGCGTCGCCCTTGACGCTGCCGCCGTAGAGCGTGGCGTCAACAATCAGCAGGGTGTCTTCGAGGCGGGTTGCCGGGTCGATCAGCCCTTGCTTGATGACGACCAGAGCCTCGTTGATGACGATGGGGCCGTAGTTGACGCGGGTGGCCCCAAGACGGATGTTGTAATCAAGCCCCACCTCGCCCGGCATGACCGGCTTGCCCGGCAGGGGGGTAAGGGGACCGTGCCCGTAGCGGGGTTCTGCAGGCTGTACGCCAACCGATTCGGGGATGGCGCGCCCAAGGTCGACGGTGTCGGTCTTGAGGTCAAGCACCAGCTCTGGCTTGTCCCAGCTGGCGACCCCGCCGGAACCGAGAAAACGGCTGCCTGCGGCGACAACGTCAATGTGGGGCACGCGCAGGCCTTTGCCGTCCAGCGAAAAATCAAGACTGCCCCGAGTCACGTCGTCCAGCGCCACCTGCAGGCCGGGCGCAAGATTGCGGGCAAAGCCCAGCCACTCCGTCAGGCTTGCCCGCTGCAGCTGCAACCTGCCTTCAACCAGAAACATGTCCGGCCCGCCCAGCTGCAGCGTGCCGTTGAGGTTCACATCGTCCGGGCCGAGGCGCAGCCGCAGGTTTTCAAGGCTGAGGGTCTGGTCGTCGCCCTTGCGTCCCCCCACTGCGCCGGTGAGGTGGGCGGGCAGCAGTATTTCGTCCTTGCGCAGGTCTCCCTCAAGGTCGCTTGCAAGGCTCCAGCCCCCCTCGTCCCCCTTGAGACCCAGGGCAAAATTGAGGCGCGCAAGCCATGTGGGCAACTGCAGTGTGCCCTTGGCCGCAAGCTGGGGTGTTTTTTCCAGAGGGGCGACGAGGTTTGTTTTGCCCTCTACGCTCAACTGGTCAAGCCGCGCCGGAGTCTGCCCTTCGGGCTGCAGCAGGGCGGTGGTGCACGAAAAATTGCCCTGCACGCGCGCCGCCGAAGCGGTTTCAATATCGCACAGCAGGCCGTTGGCGGTCAGGCGTGTTTTGTCCGCGCCTGTGATGTCCAGCTCGCCTTGCGAGACGGCCAGCCGGAACCTGCCGGGAATCACCGACGGGGTGTCGCCGTCGCCCGAGGCCAGCTGGGCTATCCATGCCTGCAGCGATAGCGGCTTTGGGTCTTGCGCGTCTGGGGCTGCGGCTGTGCCTTCTGTCGCTGCAGGGGCAGCGTCTGCGGCAGCGGCATTTGCAACGGGCGCGGCTGCGCCTGGAGTTGTTGTCGCCAGGGCGGCAGTCGTAGGGGCGGCAGTTGCCGGGGAGTTTGGGGGCGCAGTGGTCGGGGCGTCAGCCGGGTCGGAGGGAAACAAAAATGGCAGGGTCAGCGCCACGGGCAGCTCGCCTCTTAGGCGGGGCCGCAGCAGCGTGATATTGCGGGGCAGCAGTTCGCCACGCAGCAGCGCCAGAAAGTCAGGCCGCAGCGTGGCGTAGGCCACGGTAAAACTCAGGCCTTTGCCCTCCACGCTGGCGTTGCTGACAGCCAGCGACGGCAGGGGCAAAAGGGCCACATTAACCGACTCGACCTTGATGGAAAGGCCCGTGCTGGCGGCGAGCTGCTCAATATAATGCTCGGCCAAAGCCTGCGGATTGCGCTGCAAAAGCCAGAAGACCGCTGCCGACATCGCCGACAGGGTTAGCAGCAGCGCCAGAAAAATGCGCGTTATCAGGCGAAGTCGGCTGGGGTTAAGCGGCATGTGCATTCTCGCGTCTTGACGCCTTGGGGCGTCGAGGCTAGGTTTTGAACCTATTGCAAATCGGGCCTGTTGGCAACTGCCGACACAGGATGCCAAGCATTGGGCGCGGTTAGCGCGTAACCTCATTACAGATGGCGGGGCGCATGCAACGGCTATTGTGGATAGGCAGCCCTTTTTTCGGCGAAGCCCTTTCTTCCTGCGGCTGGGCGGCGGTGGCCCGCCATAATTTTGAGCATGCGGCGGTATTTGGCTGGCATGATCTGGTGGATATTGCCGGTTTTGAGCCGGACGTGCTGGTGGTAGCCGACAAAAGCCGCGCGCCGTTTGTGCTTGGGGTTGAGGATTTTCCCTGTCTCACCGTGTTCTACAGCGTGGATTCTCACATCCATTCGTGGCAACCGTATTACGCGCAGGCTTTTGATGCGTGTCTTGTGTCGCTGCGCGATCATCGAGGCCGGTTTGCCGGAGCGTACCTGCCAGAAGAGCGGGTGTGGTGGTCGCCCGCCTTTGCCTGGCCGCAGGATGCGCCGGAGCCGCAGACCGCCAAGGATATGGACTGCGTGTTTGTGGGTACGGTCAATACCGATCTGCCCCGTCGGGCGGCGTTTCTGGAGCGGGTCGGCAGGGGAGTGCCGGGGCTGCGGGTAGTGACCGGCCCCTACCGCCAGCTGTACGCGCGGGCACGGGTGGTGCTGAACCATTGCGAGCACGGCGACCTGAATTTTCGGGTTTTTGAGGCCATGGGGTGCGGCGGCTGCCTTGTGACGCCGCGTATCGGCCACGGGCTGACCGATCTTTTTGTCGAGGGCGAGCATTTGCGCTGCTACGCGGCGGACACCGACGACAACGGCGGCGGCGTTGCTGTTGAAGCGGCCGCCGACCAGGCCGTGGCCCAGATACGGTATCTGCTTGAGCACCCCGAGGCGGCGGAGCGCATGGGCCAGGCCGCGCTGGCATGTATTGACGGCGGGCACAGGGCGGTGCACCGTGCCGAGGCTTTTAGCCGCAGTGTACGCGAGCTGCTGGCCCGGGATCCGCAAATCGTGTCGCGCCGTCGCAGCAGGGCCGGGGCCATACGCAGGCAGTGCCTGCGGTTGCCCTATCTGCATTGGGCCGAAGAGCTGCGCAGCACCGGCCTTGGCGAGGCGTATCTGGCTGCGTCGAAAGGAGAATTTGGTCTGCCCGGTCAGTTGTAGCTGGCCGCATGGAGCCGGGGTGCGCAGCCAGGCGGGCTGTGATCAATTTCTGCCGGTGCGTGCGGCGACGGAAATACCCATCGCGGGGTCAAAAATGCAGATCCAGGGCGGGGTCTATCCCTGGGGTTGCTTTGCTGCTGCCCGGCGCGGGTTCGTCAAAACTCAGGTGCAGCAGCGGGTCCTCGGCCGGGGCAGGCGCCGGGCGGGGTGCGAGACGGGCGGCTCCCTTGCCTGCAAGGACGACGGGTTCGGCTACGTCCATGGCGTCGAGGCGTGATTCAAGCGAGCGCAGCAGCACGCGCATCTGGGCGTGTTCTTCGTGCAGCGACTTGCAAAGTTTTTCCTGGCTGCGCAGCATGTGGTACAGCACAGCCAGTATTCCGAAAAAGCACAAAAAGATAAAAAGCATGAAGGAAAACATGGCGGGCCTCCAAAAATACGGGCCGGGAAGGCCCGGCCGACAGTTTTTATATACGTTCAACACTTCTTGGGCAAGGAGCTTTTATGGCCGCGCAACACATTGAACCGCATCTTGTAATGGCAGACGAGCGCGGCAATATCTATGACGACCCAGACCTGCTGATGGTTTGCAGACGGGGAGCTCAGTGGGGTCTGCCACGGCCTGACGAGCTGATACCCCTGCCGGAAGAAAGCGAATTTTTTTTGCTGCCGGGCCGTCAGGCCGTAGGGCTTGATCCGGAGACCGGGAGCATCGCGCCGCCCGAGGGCGAAGCCCAGCTTGCCGTGGCGGCCTTTGCCGCTCCGGGGTATACGCTGTCGGCGCATCCCGCGTACGAAAGCGACGCCAAAGCGCCGCTGCTGCCCCTGTTTGCCTATGGCGCGGTGGGTTTTGCCCGGGGGCGTTTTTATATCTGTGCGCGCCGGGTGGATACCGAACCCCGGCAGATTTTCAGCAATATTCCCCGTGGTCGCATTGAGCAGGGGGCCCGCGCCCTGCTGCGGGATTACCCCAAGAACAGGCTTATTCGTCATATTATGGACAATTGCGTGGCCCGGTACGACTGCCCTGCGGGCCGCAACTTTGCCCTGGGCCGCTACGAGGCCCCGTTGCCGTCGTCGCGGTCCTGCAATGCCAGCTGTATCGGCTGCATCTCGGCGCAGGAAAAGGATTCGCCCGTGCAGACCACCCCGCAGTGCCGTCTGGCCTTTACGCCCAGCCCCGAGGAGCTGGCCGAGGTCATGCGCGTGCACGCCGGGCGCGAAACGCGCACACCCATCTATTCCTTTGGGCAGGGTTGCGAGGGCGATCCCCTTATGAATTCCGACCTGCTGGTCGAGAGCGTGCGCCAGTTTCGCGCTGGCGGCGGCTCAGGCACGGTAAACTGCAACACAAACGCCTCGCGGCCCGAAGCCGTCATCCGGCTGGCGGAGGCGGGGCTTACCAGCATGCGCGTGAGCCTCAACAGCGCCCGCGCGGGGCTTTACGAGCGTTATTACAGGCCGTCGGGCTATTCATTTGACGACGTGCGCGCCTCCATACGCGAGGGCCGCAGCCGTGGGCTTTGGGTCTCGCTCAATTTGCTGGTTTTTCCTGGTGTTACAGATACGGAGGAAGAGCTTGACGCCCTGGCCCGCCTTGTGGGCGAAAACGGCGTGAGCATGATTCAGTGGCGCAACCTCAATATTGATCCCGAGTGGTACTTCAGGCTGATGAGCGGCGGCGAAGGGCAGAACAGGCTGGAACTTTCGCCCAGCATGGGCCTGACCTCTTTTATGAAGCGCCTCAAAAAACTTTGCCCCTGGCTGCGCTACGGCTATTTCAACCCCTACCTTGGCGAAAAGGCCGAGGTAACCGCGCCCATGCCCGGCCAGTGGAGCATGCCCGCCCCACGTGCGCGCGAAGCTGCGAGCATTGACGATCTCGAATTGTCGGTGCGTGCGCCCGCCCCACGTGCGCGCGAAGCTGCCGAAGCAACAGCCGACGACATGGAAGCGGCTGCGACAGGGGAGAGTTCTGACATGTAAGACGCTCGCCTCACGCGTCGTTTTGATGAAGCCCCGTTTTTGTACAGCGGGGCTTCTTTTTTTGTGTTTTGTGATCGATGTCACAGATTTTTTATGCCGCCGGTGCGGTAGTGGTGTTGCGCAGAGCATCGACCCGCACTACGCGTTTGAATGTTTCGGCCGGGTCGCAGGGTGATTTGGCAAAACAGTCATGGCAAACGGTTTGCCTTGACAGCCGAAGTGAACACCATTATCCATTTAGAAAATGAATTTCAATTTTAAATAAAAGGGCAATCAAGGAGACTACCATGAGCAAGGTACTTATCGTATTCGGTTCCAGCACCGGCAATACGGAGAGCATCGCCCAGAAGCTGGCGGAACTTGTGACCGAGGGCGGGCACGAGGTCAAGCTGCTCAACGCCGCCGCCGCTTCGGCGGAGAACCTGGCAGACGGTTTTGACGCCGTGTTGTTTGGCTGCTCGGCATGGGGCATGGAGGACCTGGAAATGCAGGACGATTTTGCCTCCCTGTTTGAAGACTTTGACCGCATGGGGCTTGCCGGTCGCAAGGTGGCGGCCTTTGCCTCGGGCGATCCGGAGTACGAACATTTTTGCGGGGCAGTGCCGGCCATTGAAGAGCGCGCCAAGGAGCTGGGGGCGGTCATCATTGCTGACGGCCTCAAGATGGAAGGAGACGCCGCCAACGATCCCGAGGCCGTGGCCTCCTTTGCCGAGGATGTGCTCAAGCAGCTGTAAGCCATTTAACGGGAGGGACCCGCCTGTGAACATTTGCTGCCGTTGGGCGTCAGATGGGCGCAGGCGGGCCGTTTTGCGTCCCTCTTGCCAAACCGGTTGGTCAAGGGCAGAATTCGCTCCGCATAATTGAGGTGAAAGGAGCGGAACATTTATGGCTATTCTGGTTTGCGGCGGTGCGGGGTACATCGGCTCGCACAATGTGCGCGCGCTGCTTGAACGCGGCGAAACACCGGTGGTGCTCGACAATTTTCTCACCGGCCACCGTGCATCCGTGCCGCAGGGCGTGCGTCTGTACACTGGCGACATGCGCGATCCGGCGTTGCTCGACGCCGTTTTTGCGGAGCAGCCCATCGAGGCAGTGCTGCATTTTGCCGCCTGCTCGCTGGTGGGCGAAAGTATGGAACAGCCGCTCAGATATTTTCAAAACAACATGCACGGCATGATGGTGCTGCTTGAGGCCATGGTGCGCCACGGCGTGGACAAAATTGTTTTTTCGTCCACAGCTTCGGTGTACGGCGAGCCGGATGTCGTGCCCATCCCCGAAAGCGCGCCCCTGCGGCCTACCAATCCCTACGGAGAAAGCAAGCTTGCCATGGAGCGCATGATGCACTGGGTGGGCAGGGCGCACGGCATCAGGTCTGTGATTCTGCGGTATTTCAACGTGGCCGGGGCCTGGTCGCAGGGCGAAATTGGCGAAGACCACAGGCCAGAGAGCCATCTTATCCCCATTATTCTTCAGGTGCCGCTGGGCAAAAGGCCGCACATCACCATTTTTGGCGACGACTATCCCACGCCCGACGGTACGTGCATCCGCGACTATCTTGATGTGGTGGAACTGGCCGACGCCCATATGCGCGCGGTTGATTATCTGCGTGCGGGCGGCGAGAGCGAGATCTGCAATCTGGGCAACGGCACGGGTTTTTCCGTGCGGCAGATGGTGGAGGCAGCCCGGCGCGTCACAGGGCGCGACATTGCCGTCTCCATAGGGGCGCGGCGGCCCGGCGACCCGGCACGGCTCGTGGCCTCGGCCCAGCGCGCCAAAGAGGTGCTGGGCTGGACCGCCAAGGCGGATATAGACAGCATCATCGCCTCTGCCTGGACCTGGCACGAAAGCCATCCCGACGGCTTTGACGAATAGGTTTTTGTCGTATTTTGTATTGCCAACGCCTGTCCGCCTTGCGGGCGGGCGTTTTTTTGTTTGTGGCGGCGGGCGGATATTTTGCGCAGCCGCGCCGCCCCCTCGACATATGCAACCCTGTGCTTATGTAAAAGTACAGCCCATCGCTGCGCCGGGAGGAGCACATGCGCAAATTTGCACGGACGTTTTATCTCCTTCTTTGTACCCCATTGCTGTTAGCACTGTGGCCGGTTTTGCCTCTCGCAACGGGAGGAGCATTTGCCGCAGGTCAGGAGGTTCAGATGTACCAGACCTATCCCATGCCGCCGCTCTCCGGGCCGGAGGCGGATGTGCTGCTGCGCAAGGCCACAGAGCCGCCGTATACGGGAAAATACCTCGACAACCACGAGGCGGGCACCTACATCTGCAGGCAGTGCGGCATGCCGCTGTACCACTCAAAAGACAAATTTGAATCGGGCTGCGGCTGGCCGAGCTTTGATACTGAATTGCCCGGGGCAGTGCGGCGCGTGCCCGACGCAGACGGTCGCAGGGTTGAGATTGTCTGCGCCAACTGCGGCGGTCATCTGGGGCATGTTTTTGAGGGCGAAGGATTTACAGATAAAAACACCCGGCACTGCGTCAATTCGCTTTCCATGAGTTTTGCCCCGGCGGGCAGTGATGCGGAAAAGGCGGCGCTGGCCAGATTTGCCGCCAAGACGGGCAGCTCTGCAGCCGCGCCCACGGCAACCCCGGCTGCCGTCAAGGCTTCCGAAAGCCCCGCAGGGCAAAAAGCGGCGCCCGGCGGCTGCTCCGCGACAGCCATTATGGCGGGCGGCTGCTTTTGGGGCGTGGAGGATGCCTTTCAAAAACTGCCCGGCGTGTGCGAGGCTGTTTCGGGGTATACGGGCGGGCATACGGTCAACCCCAGCTATGAGGACGTGTGCCGCGGCGATACCGGACATGCCGAGGCG is from Desulfovibrio desulfuricans and encodes:
- the galE gene encoding UDP-glucose 4-epimerase GalE, which produces MAILVCGGAGYIGSHNVRALLERGETPVVLDNFLTGHRASVPQGVRLYTGDMRDPALLDAVFAEQPIEAVLHFAACSLVGESMEQPLRYFQNNMHGMMVLLEAMVRHGVDKIVFSSTASVYGEPDVVPIPESAPLRPTNPYGESKLAMERMMHWVGRAHGIRSVILRYFNVAGAWSQGEIGEDHRPESHLIPIILQVPLGKRPHITIFGDDYPTPDGTCIRDYLDVVELADAHMRAVDYLRAGGESEICNLGNGTGFSVRQMVEAARRVTGRDIAVSIGARRPGDPARLVASAQRAKEVLGWTAKADIDSIIASAWTWHESHPDGFDE
- a CDS encoding bifunctional methionine sulfoxide reductase B/A protein yields the protein MYQTYPMPPLSGPEADVLLRKATEPPYTGKYLDNHEAGTYICRQCGMPLYHSKDKFESGCGWPSFDTELPGAVRRVPDADGRRVEIVCANCGGHLGHVFEGEGFTDKNTRHCVNSLSMSFAPAGSDAEKAALARFAAKTGSSAAAPTATPAAVKASESPAGQKAAPGGCSATAIMAGGCFWGVEDAFQKLPGVCEAVSGYTGGHTVNPSYEDVCRGDTGHAEAVLVRYDPARVTYEQILRRFFEIHDPTQLNRQGPDWGEQYRSAVFYENAAQRAVAEKLVARLRALGYDVVTQLAPAGPFYAAEAYHQDFASRTGRGACHMSVARFTQRADGTPVEDSPTN